The region CGCATCAAGTTGCGAGTCCGCAATAAGGGCTTTAAATGGTAACAAATCCGTTGCGCTAATTTCCGCTAAGCTACGTTCATCTATCGGTAGAGCGATATGTGAATCGGCCAACACACTGCCATGACCAGGGAAGTGCTTACCCGTGGTTTTCATGCCAGCGTTATGCATACCAATACAAAGTTGGCTTGAAAGATCGGTTACCCAACTCGGATCTGCATGGAACGAACGGTCACCAATTACTTGACTACCACGCTCTAAATCCAGTACCGGCGCAAAGCTTAAATCAATATCAAACGCGAGTAGTTCGGCAGCTAACATCCAGCCGCATTGCTGGGTGAACTGTTTTGCGCTATCACGATCATCGGCATAGAGTTCGGCGATTTTACCCATTGCCGGGATCCGGGTAAACTGTTCGCGAAAACGCTGTACCCGACCGCCTTCATGATCAACCGAGATCACGATAGGGGTATTGGCTGCTTTACGAATTGATTTAATTAATGCTGTTAACTGAGCATGATCACCATAGTTACGACTAAACAAGATCAAACCACCGGTTAATGGGTGCGCTAAAATCTCTTTATCTTCAGCAGTTAATTCATAACCGTTAACATCTACTATTACTGGTCCCACTTTAATTCCTCAGCTAATTTTAACTTTGTTAATTAATTTATTAATAACCGATTAGCCTAATTCGTTAATTGGTTAATTGGTTAATTGGTTAATTTTATCTGCGATGGCACGTTCAGATTGCTGCCATAGCGTTAAATAGGTTACGTCTTTAGCTTGTTGATACATCACAATGCACCACAGCAGGGTCATCATCTCCACAACCACGGCCATCATATCTATCTGCCTAGCCGTAACTTGTGATGGGACTTGCGCCGGGAGTTGTGCAGTGCCGTAATACTGATTGTAATACTTTAAAAACAGCGCTCGCTGCTCAGTTTCCCACGCAAAGGTCTGAAACAAAGTGGCAATATCAAAATCACCATGCCCTGCCGCTGCAAATTCCCAGTCCAATAAATATAACTTAGTCTGCACATTTTCGATAAAATTCAACGGATTCATATCATGATGACAAAAAACTAATCTATTTGTAGGTAAATGCTGTTGGATCAAGTTAATCACAAGTTTCAACTGCAGTTCTAATTGCGCGGTTTTAAATTCGCCATGGAGTGTCTGATAATAATGTTGCAGGCGCTGAACCATATCAAGATGATGATTAGGCAGAGGCTGTTGATGAAGCGTTGCGACTAATTGCGCTATTTTTGCTATGTTTTCATCTCGGCCTTGCTCAGTTTCATTCCAATGTTGACCTGCAATCCAATCACAGATCATGCCCTGCTCATGCTGCACAATGATATTGGGGGCTAAACCGATACTTGCCGCTTTAATTTGCGCTGCGTATTCATGCTCAACATTGTTATCCATGTCATTATAGGTAGATGATAATTGGCGCACGAAATAGCAATGTTCGACATTATCACGCTGAAATTCGAGTCGATAATTATAATTACTCAAGCCACCTAAAACTGGCGTTAAAGAGAATAATTCAGGACTAAATTGCACCACAAAATCAGGAGCGATATCAGCGTTGGTTAGCTGTTCTGGCGTCAGACTCATAACAAGATCACACGACTCACGTATGCTTCAACCGTATTGAAACGATTATTGACCAGCTCAATCGTTAGCATATGGCTATTCGGCGTATTCTCGACGTTAATAATGCTAATCACCAATGAATAACTATTACCTGCCATTACAGCGTTCTTATCTGGTTCTGCTACGGATAAAATCAGCATATCAAACCAACGAGATTGGGTCAGTGTTTCTGCACTTGCACGTTGTAATTCTTGATGAGTAATCGGCAGCGTAATCACACTGCTCGGATAGCTAATATAAAGGCGCTGACCATGCTCAAAAGCACCTTGCACAAAGAAAGGTTGCTGTAACAACTGCCAATTTAATTCTCGTACTTGGGTGGTTAGCGGGTGTTCTTCAATCGTCTGAAGTGGCATTGTCAGTACTTGTTGTGGTTGTGGTTGTGGCTGGGGTTGTAATGGTACCGTACAAGCGGTAACGAATAATGCACTAAGCAGATACGATAGTATGAGAATCCATTTCATTTATACTCCCCAAGATACTGTTGTTGTAGTTGTATTTTTAGTTGCTGTTGTTAGTGTAGTTAGTAATAGCCTCATAAGATGACCGACAAGATAGCAATAAGTTAAGCGGTCATCTTTATACTGTATAGCGTGCGCTGTACTCATGCTATGTTGTTTTTAGCTGTATTATTTAAGAGTAACCATCGCGCCAAGCTGCTCGCCACCAACAAGATGCATGTGTAAATGATACACCTCTTGTCTACCGTGCTTATTGCAGTTAACGATAAGGCGGTAGCCATTTTCAGCGATACCTTCTTGCTCGGCAATTTTACGCGCCACAGTGAATAAACGCCCTAATGCTAACTCATCTTCTTCGCATACGTCATTGGTCGTTGGGATCAGTTTATTAGGGATAATTAATACATGTGTTGATGCTTTTGGACTAATATCACGAAATGCAGTCACTAACTCATCTTGGTAAAGAATATCGGCTGGGATCTCTTTATTAATGATCTTGCGAAAAATCGTTTCTTCTGCCATTTGTTTAACTCCATTACAAAATTAAGTCTTTTGATAATTATTGTTTGATAATAAGTCATTCAATAATAAGTGAAAACAAGTACAAATACACCTGTTATCCACGATCGCTCATTATCTTTGCCTGTTTCAGTGCTCACCACAACAAAAAAGCCCGCCAGCCGCTACATATGAGTGTAGTGGCTAACGGGCTTATTATTTAAATTTAACGGTGAATAAAGTCGACGCTAAGTGCAATTAAGCAGAAGCAATCGCGCCTTTACCAACACCTTCATACGCGAATACCGTCAGAGCATCACTGCAGTCTTTTGCTAATGTATCAGCAATATACTGAGCAATATTTTCAACGGTTGTTTCAGTCGGCATAATCTCGACAATTGATTTACCAATCGCAAGCTGGAACTCACCTTGTGGCGCCTGATATTTAAAACAGAAATGCTCAGGTGTTAATGCCGCCATGCCTGCACGAGATAGTGACAACTCTGATGCCGATACCATATCGCAATGCTCAGCAA is a window of Moritella sp. Urea-trap-13 DNA encoding:
- the nagZ gene encoding beta-N-acetylhexosaminidase — encoded protein: MGPVIVDVNGYELTAEDKEILAHPLTGGLILFSRNYGDHAQLTALIKSIRKAANTPIVISVDHEGGRVQRFREQFTRIPAMGKIAELYADDRDSAKQFTQQCGWMLAAELLAFDIDLSFAPVLDLERGSQVIGDRSFHADPSWVTDLSSQLCIGMHNAGMKTTGKHFPGHGSVLADSHIALPIDERSLAEISATDLLPFKALIADSQLDAIMPAHVIYQQVDSKAAGFSQYWLQTVLRQELGFKGAIFSDDLSMHGASVAGNYLERAEQAMWAGCNLLLACNDRTGVAALLDGLDNNLTSDDFNLKHSSNFALDELKMSPLWQDTAQSLAKFNQQFS
- a CDS encoding phosphotransferase; the protein is MSLTPEQLTNADIAPDFVVQFSPELFSLTPVLGGLSNYNYRLEFQRDNVEHCYFVRQLSSTYNDMDNNVEHEYAAQIKAASIGLAPNIIVQHEQGMICDWIAGQHWNETEQGRDENIAKIAQLVATLHQQPLPNHHLDMVQRLQHYYQTLHGEFKTAQLELQLKLVINLIQQHLPTNRLVFCHHDMNPLNFIENVQTKLYLLDWEFAAAGHGDFDIATLFQTFAWETEQRALFLKYYNQYYGTAQLPAQVPSQVTARQIDMMAVVVEMMTLLWCIVMYQQAKDVTYLTLWQQSERAIADKINQLTN
- a CDS encoding penicillin-binding protein activator LpoB yields the protein MKWILILSYLLSALFVTACTVPLQPQPQPQPQQVLTMPLQTIEEHPLTTQVRELNWQLLQQPFFVQGAFEHGQRLYISYPSSVITLPITHQELQRASAETLTQSRWFDMLILSVAEPDKNAVMAGNSYSLVISIINVENTPNSHMLTIELVNNRFNTVEAYVSRVILL
- a CDS encoding HIT domain-containing protein, which codes for MAEETIFRKIINKEIPADILYQDELVTAFRDISPKASTHVLIIPNKLIPTTNDVCEEDELALGRLFTVARKIAEQEGIAENGYRLIVNCNKHGRQEVYHLHMHLVGGEQLGAMVTLK